One Anthonomus grandis grandis chromosome 13, icAntGran1.3, whole genome shotgun sequence DNA segment encodes these proteins:
- the LOC126744165 gene encoding uncharacterized protein LOC126744165 codes for MLSKIFAVASFVAIAQAGLLDYGHASSYSVASPVHAAPVYAHSPVVAKLALPAHHEHQDYYSHPKYEYNYGVQDPHTGDHKTQHEERDGDVVKGSYTVAEPDGTLRTVHYTADDHNGFNAVVEKSGHPVHPAPAVHKTIVAAPAHYAAPAHYAVPAPHYILTLTSLVVVAQAGFLDYFHHSQPAPAVVAHAAPIAHKLALPAHHEHQDYYSHPKYEYNYGVQDPHTGDHKTQHEERDGDVVKGSYTVAEPDGTLRTVHYTADDHNGFNAVVEKSGHPVHPAPAVHKTIVAAPADYAAPAHYAIMIKMSFFQIVFVSALVALCQAGILELPVHHEAQDYYAHPKYEFNYGVQDPHTGDHKSQHEERDGDVVKGSYTVAEPDGTLRTVHYTADDHNGFNAVVEKSGHPVHPAAAPAKLVVAAPAVTKAIFAAPVQYATAPHYYHH; via the exons ATGTTATCTAAA atctTTGCTGTCGCTAGCTTCGTAGCTATCGCTCAAGCCGGACTTTTGGACTATGGTCACGCTTCGTCTTACTCAGTGGCTTCCCCAGTCCATGCTGCCCCAGTTTACGCTCACTCCCCAGTTGTAGCTAAACTCGCCCTTCCAGCTCACCACGAACACCAAGACTACTACTCCCACCCCAAATACGAGTACAACTATGGTGTACAAGACCCCCATACCGGAGACCATAAGACCCAACACGAAGAACGTGATGGTGATGTAGTAAAGGGCAGCTACACCGTTGCTGAGCCTGATGGTACCTTGAGGACCGTCCACTACACCGCTGATGATCATAATGGTTTCAATGCTGTAGTAGAGAAGTCTGGACACCCAGTACATCCAGCACCAGCTGTACATAAGACTATTGTAGCCGCTCCAGCTCATTACGCTGCTCCAGCTCACTACGCTGTACCAGCTCCTCACTAT ATTTTGACTCTTACTAGCTTAGTAGTTGTAGCCCAAGCAGGTTTCTTGGACTATTTCCATCACAGCCAACCAGCACCAGCTGTAGTTGCCCACGCTGCACCTATTGCACATAAACTCGCCCTACCAGCTCACCACGAACACCAAGACTACTACTCCCACCCCAAATACGAGTACAACTATGGTGTACAAGACCCCCATACCGGAGACCATAAGACCCAACACGAAGAACGTGATGGTGATGTAGTAAAGGGCAGCTACACCGTTGCTGAGCCCGATGGTACCTTGAGGACCGTCCACTACACCGCTGATGACCATAATGGATTCAATGCTGTAGTAGAGAAGTCTGGACACCCAGTACATCCAGCTCCAGCTGTACATAAGACTATTGTAGCTGCCCCAGCTGATTACGCTGCTCCAGCTCACTACGCT ATTATgatcaaaatgtcttttttccAGATTGTGTTCGTCTCAGCTTTGGTAGCTCTCTGCCAAGCAGGTATTCTGGAACTGCCAGTTCATCATGAAGCCCAAGACTACTATGCTCACCCCAAATATGAATTCAATTATGGCGTACAGGATCCCCATACTGGAGACCATAAGAGTCAGCATGAAGAACGTGACGGTGATGTAGTAAAAGGCAGCTATACCGTTGCTGAGCCCGATGGTACCTTGAGGACTGTACATTACACCGCTGATGACCATAATGGATTCAATGCTGTAGTAGAGAAGTCTGGACACCCAGTACATCCTGCAGCAGCTCCAGCTAAGTTGGTGGTAGCTGCCCCAGCTGTGACCAAGGCCATTTTTGCTGCTCCTGTACAATATGCCACGGCACCTCATTACTACCATCACTAG
- the LOC126743943 gene encoding cuticle protein 19: MFSKILTLTSLVVVAQAGFLDYFHHSQPAPAVVAHAAPIAHKLALPAHHEHQDYYSHPKYEYNYGVQDPHTGDHKTQHEERDGDVVKGSYTVAEPDGTLRTVHYTADDHNGFNAVVEKSGHPVHPAPAVHKTIVAAPADYAAPAHYAVRAPHYYHH, from the exons ATGTTCTCCAAA ATTTTGACTCTTACTAGCTTAGTAGTTGTAGCCCAAGCAGGTTTCTTGGACTATTTCCATCACAGCCAACCAGCACCAGCTGTAGTTGCCCACGCTGCACCTATTGCACATAAACTCGCCCTACCAGCTCACCACGAACACCAAGACTACTACTCCCACCCCAAATACGAGTACAACTATGGTGTACAAGACCCCCATACCGGAGACCATAAGACCCAACACGAAGAACGTGATGGTGATGTAGTAAAGGGCAGCTACACCGTTGCTGAGCCCGATGGTACCTTGAGGACCGTCCACTACACCGCTGATGACCATAATGGATTCAATGCTGTAGTAGAGAAGTCTGGACACCCAGTACATCCAGCTCCAGCTGTACATAAGACTATTGTAGCTGCCCCAGCTGATTACGCTGCTCCAGCTCACTACGCTGTACGAGCTCCTCACTATTATCATCATTAA
- the LOC126743944 gene encoding cuticle protein 19-like yields MFVKFVALSVLISCVAAGILGYGGGHAEHLVYPAHAAYVKPEVDYYSPAKYEFKYGVEDFHTGDYKTQHEERDGDVVKGSYTVAEPDGTLRTVHYTADDHNGFNAVVTKSGKAHHPEHYTTYDNGHY; encoded by the exons ATGTTCGTTAAG TTTGTAGCTCTGTCCGTGCTAATTTCCTGTGTCGCAGCAGGAATTTTGGGATACGGAGGAGGACACGCCGAGCATTTAGTTTATCCAGCACATGCGGCCTATGTGAAGCCTGAGGTTGATTATTAT TCACCAGCAAAATACGAATTTAAATATGGAGTAGAAGACTTCCACACTGGAGACTATAAAACCCAACACGAAGAACGCGATGGTGACGTAGTAAAGGGCAGCTACACCGTAGCTGAACCTGATGGTACCTTAAGAACTGTCCACTACACCGCTGATGACCATAACGGTTTCAATGCAGTTGTTACTAAGTCTGGGAAAGCCCATCATCCGGAACATTACACTACGTATGACAATGGGcattactaa
- the LOC126743939 gene encoding cuticle protein 21-like, producing MFSKILAVAAFVAVAQAGVLDYSHGHHATSYSVASPVVAAHAAPVYAHAAPVVAKYAVPAYAHGHEEYPSAPAKYEFDYGVQDPHTGDHKSQHEVRDGDVVKGSYSVAEADGTLRTVHYTADDHNGFNAVVEKSGTPVHPVAVPAKVVVPTVAKTIVAAPVQYAAPAHYAAPAHYAAPAHYAAPAHYAAPAVTKAYVSAPAHYSVAKAVVAAPAHYASAPVAYAAPHYYHH from the exons atgTTCTCTAAA ATTCTTGCCGTAGCTGCTTTCGTAGCTGTCGCCCAAGCCGGAGTCCTCGACTACTCCCACGGACACCACGCCACCTCCTACTCCGTAGCTTCCCCAGTCGTAGCCGCCCACGCTGCTCCAGTCTACGCACATGCCGCCCCCGTCGTAGCCAAATACGCTGTCCCAGCTTACGCTCATGGACACGAGGAATACCCCAGCGCCCCAGCCAAATACGAATTCGACTACGGAGTCCAAGACCCCCACACCGGAGACCACAAGAGCCAACACGAAGTACGTGACGGTGACGTAGTCAAGGGCAGCTACAGCGTCGCCGAAGCTGACGGTACCTTGAGAACTGTCCACTACACCGCTGATGACCACAACGGATTCAACGCTGTCGTAGAAAAGTCCGGAACTCCCGTTCATCCAGTCGCTGTTCCCGCTAAAGTCGTTGTACCTACAGTAGCCAAGACCATCGTAGCTGCCCCAGTTCAATATGCTGCTCCAGCTCACTATGCTGCCCCAGCTCACTATGCTGCCCCAGCTCACTATGCTGCCCCAGCTCACTATGCTGCCCCAGCTGTGACCAAGGCTTATGTATCTGCCCCAGCTCACTATTCTGTAGCCAAGGCTGTTGTAGCTGCCCCAGCTCACTATGCTTCCGCCCCAGTAGCTTACGCCGCCCCCCATTACTACCACCATTAA